A section of the Bacillus horti genome encodes:
- the mutY gene encoding A/G-specific adenine glycosylase has product MKELKDFPISQFQDALLSWFERNMRDLPWRKDRDPYKIWVSEIMLQQTQVDTVIPYFNRFMERFPSLEALAEAPEDDVLKHWEGLGYYSRARNLQTAVKEVQEQYGGKVPDEPNEIAKLKGVGPYTAGAILSIAYGKPEPAVDGNVMRVFSRIFAIQEDIQKPKTRKLFEELIRGLIPENSTSYFNQGIMELGALICRPKSPQCMFCPVIEMCQGRSLGIEQELPVKQKKKKPKLKKMVAGVVLANNMVFIRQRPETGLLAKLYEFPNLEWEADAELEISKYLYQTYDFQTETSARYEHVQHTFSHLIWDITVLELNLVGEVELVEGQLPVRLERQPFLTNAEAGFWVTLEELDRYAFPVSHQKIKKQLLEK; this is encoded by the coding sequence ATGAAAGAGCTTAAAGATTTTCCTATTTCACAGTTCCAAGACGCGCTTCTTTCGTGGTTTGAGCGAAACATGCGTGATCTGCCTTGGCGAAAGGATCGTGACCCGTATAAAATTTGGGTGTCCGAAATTATGCTACAGCAAACACAAGTAGATACGGTCATTCCTTATTTCAATCGTTTTATGGAACGCTTCCCTAGTTTAGAGGCACTTGCAGAGGCACCAGAGGATGATGTACTTAAGCACTGGGAAGGACTAGGCTACTATTCCAGAGCAAGAAACCTACAGACTGCCGTAAAAGAGGTTCAAGAACAATACGGAGGGAAAGTACCCGATGAGCCTAATGAGATCGCTAAGCTAAAAGGGGTAGGACCATATACTGCCGGTGCTATTTTGAGTATTGCTTATGGCAAACCAGAGCCAGCCGTTGACGGGAATGTGATGCGGGTTTTCTCAAGAATTTTTGCCATTCAAGAGGATATACAGAAGCCAAAGACAAGAAAGCTTTTTGAAGAGCTAATCAGAGGTCTGATTCCAGAAAACTCCACGTCTTATTTTAATCAGGGTATTATGGAACTAGGGGCATTGATTTGCAGACCTAAGTCTCCACAGTGTATGTTTTGCCCCGTAATCGAAATGTGTCAAGGCAGAAGTCTTGGAATTGAACAAGAGCTACCTGTGAAGCAGAAGAAAAAGAAGCCGAAGCTTAAAAAAATGGTCGCAGGTGTAGTATTAGCAAATAATATGGTTTTCATTCGCCAACGCCCTGAGACAGGACTTTTAGCTAAGTTATATGAATTTCCTAATTTAGAATGGGAAGCAGATGCGGAGCTTGAAATTAGTAAATATTTATATCAAACGTATGATTTTCAGACAGAGACATCAGCTAGGTATGAACATGTACAGCACACTTTTTCACATCTCATTTGGGATATCACTGTGCTTGAGCTTAATTTAGTGGGTGAAGTCGAGCTTGTAGAAGGACAGCTACCAGTAAGATTAGAGCGACAACCTTTTTTGACAAACGCTGAGGCAGGCTTTTGGGTTACATTAGAAGAGTTAGATCGGTATGCTTTTCCTGTCTCTCATCAAAAGATAAAAAAGCAACTTCTAGAAAAATAA
- a CDS encoding gamma-type small acid-soluble spore protein has protein sequence MANNKNKSQAGTDIQKVRQQNQQSNQGQNAEFAAETNAAEVRQQNQQSQAKKGQQQQ, from the coding sequence ATGGCTAACAACAAAAACAAATCACAAGCAGGTACTGATATTCAAAAAGTAAGACAACAAAACCAACAATCTAATCAAGGACAAAATGCTGAATTTGCTGCTGAAACAAATGCTGCTGAAGTACGTCAACAAAACCAGCAATCTCAAGCTAAAAAAGGTCAACAACAACAATAA
- a CDS encoding AzlD domain-containing protein, translating to MIYWLIFGMFVVTYIPRMLPMLFIKGISFPPIVERWLSYIPYAALGALIFPGVLTVDQSFPMIGLMGALVAFLCAWNSKNILIPLIASVLTVYLFQQYVFV from the coding sequence ATGATTTACTGGCTTATATTCGGTATGTTTGTTGTTACATATATCCCTAGGATGTTACCGATGCTATTTATAAAAGGGATTTCCTTCCCTCCGATCGTTGAAAGATGGCTGAGCTATATTCCTTACGCCGCCTTGGGGGCTCTTATTTTCCCTGGAGTATTGACTGTAGATCAAAGCTTTCCCATGATCGGTTTAATGGGAGCCTTAGTTGCTTTTTTATGTGCTTGGAATAGTAAAAATATTTTAATCCCTTTAATCGCTTCTGTACTCACTGTTTATCTTTTTCAACAATACGTATTTGTCTAA
- a CDS encoding AzlC family ABC transporter permease — MDNKKAFSNGCRDGLPIALGYIPISITFGVLSVAVGLHPVEATAMSAFVFAGASQFIALSLWTTAGWVEIVLTTFVLNLRHLLMSTSLSRRLNTSRWKASLLSFGITDETFVVTSLKHEGKTIKASYLLGINLVVYLSWVIGTITGGLFGELFPREIINSMGIALYAMFIALLTPAIKESNKKLVIASSSAGLCTILYFLFPGLSQGIAIVLSTIFAATLGVLLWDPQKVGKENNV; from the coding sequence TTGGATAATAAAAAAGCTTTTTCCAATGGCTGTAGAGACGGTTTACCCATTGCTCTTGGCTACATCCCAATATCTATTACATTTGGAGTCTTATCCGTTGCCGTTGGACTACACCCCGTGGAAGCAACAGCTATGTCTGCTTTTGTTTTTGCTGGAGCAAGCCAATTCATTGCTCTAAGTTTATGGACAACAGCAGGATGGGTTGAAATTGTTCTAACAACCTTTGTGCTTAATCTGAGACATTTACTAATGAGTACCTCCTTATCTAGAAGACTAAACACATCTAGATGGAAGGCCTCTCTGCTATCCTTCGGAATTACTGATGAAACATTTGTCGTAACGTCATTAAAGCATGAAGGCAAAACGATTAAGGCTAGCTACTTACTTGGCATCAATTTAGTTGTATATTTAAGCTGGGTAATCGGTACAATTACCGGTGGTTTGTTTGGCGAACTTTTTCCAAGAGAGATTATTAATAGTATGGGCATAGCCCTATACGCTATGTTTATCGCCCTGCTTACGCCAGCGATCAAAGAGTCTAACAAGAAATTAGTTATAGCTTCATCAAGTGCTGGCCTTTGCACTATTCTATATTTCTTGTTTCCCGGTTTATCACAAGGAATAGCGATTGTACTTTCAACGATTTTTGCCGCTACCCTAGGTGTTCTACTATGGGATCCACAAAAAGTAGGTAAGGAGAATAATGTATGA
- a CDS encoding DUF402 domain-containing protein yields MINPHPGQDIKIKSYKHNGALHRVWDSSTVLQTGATSWIVGNDRILVKESDGNEWRTREPAICTFGKGQWFNTIGMLREDGVHYYCNIGSPYRWHNDALQYIDYDLDVKVFPDMTYTILDQDEYEEHRRLMNYPDTIMYEIKRGLDELLSLIHQRKGPFEADYIERWYERYLQYT; encoded by the coding sequence ATGATTAATCCTCATCCGGGACAAGATATTAAAATTAAAAGCTATAAGCATAACGGAGCTTTACACCGGGTATGGGATAGTTCAACGGTGCTTCAAACAGGAGCAACGAGCTGGATCGTTGGGAATGATCGGATTCTAGTTAAGGAATCAGATGGGAATGAATGGCGAACAAGAGAGCCAGCTATTTGTACCTTCGGTAAGGGGCAATGGTTTAATACGATAGGAATGCTTAGAGAGGATGGGGTTCATTACTATTGTAATATTGGTTCGCCGTATCGTTGGCATAACGACGCTTTACAGTATATCGACTACGATTTGGATGTGAAAGTGTTCCCAGATATGACCTATACGATTTTAGATCAGGACGAATATGAAGAACATCGCAGACTAATGAATTATCCAGACACGATCATGTATGAAATTAAACGAGGTCTCGATGAATTGCTTTCACTTATTCACCAAAGGAAGGGACCTTTTGAGGCTGATTATATTGAGAGATGGTACGAGCGATATTTACAGTATACTTAA
- a CDS encoding ABC transporter ATP-binding protein gives MDSIKQYFAFVRPYWKTIGVTVFIGILKFGLPLMIPLLLKYVVDDLILSDQLTSEEKGIQLAWVMGAVFIIFTVVRYPIEYYRQYFAQLVGNKILYDIRDRLFAHLQKLSIRYYHNNKTGEVISRVIHDVEQTKNFVMTGLMNLWLDFITIIIAIGIMMYALDFWLTIIAISIFPLYGISVKYFYQRLRALTRERSQALAQMQGHLHERVQGMTVVQSFALEDQEQKQFDKQNQHFLKRALSHTSWNAKTFAVVNTITDIAPLLVIAYGGYQAIQGNISAGEISAFLLYLERIYGPLRRLVNSSTTLTQSIASMDRVFELLNQEKDIQGGPRTLEQRKVQGSVQFKQVDFQYNVDSARVLRQINLDVSPGEKIALVGMSGGGKSSLISLLPRFYDVSKGAILLDGVDIREYELEGLRQNIGMVFQDSILFSDSIRENIMMGNTGATEAQMIAAAKAANAHDFIMELPQGYDTPIGERGVKLSGGQKQRVSIARVFLKNPPILILDEATSALDLESEKMIQDSLERLAKDRTTFIVAHRLSTITHADRILLLENGQIVEEGSHLELMNKRGAYYNLYQIQQLDQ, from the coding sequence TTGGATAGTATAAAGCAATATTTTGCCTTCGTCAGACCGTATTGGAAGACGATAGGCGTTACCGTGTTTATTGGAATATTAAAATTTGGCTTGCCGCTTATGATTCCATTGCTTTTAAAATACGTAGTGGATGATTTAATCCTTTCCGATCAGTTAACTTCTGAGGAGAAGGGGATACAGCTCGCTTGGGTGATGGGGGCTGTTTTTATTATTTTTACAGTAGTTCGTTATCCGATTGAGTATTATCGGCAATACTTTGCTCAGCTGGTAGGGAATAAAATTTTATATGATATCCGAGATCGTTTGTTTGCTCATTTGCAAAAGCTTTCTATTCGTTACTATCATAACAACAAAACGGGAGAGGTCATCTCACGCGTTATTCATGATGTTGAACAAACAAAAAACTTTGTCATGACCGGTTTAATGAACTTATGGCTTGATTTTATTACGATTATTATTGCTATCGGGATCATGATGTACGCTTTAGATTTCTGGCTCACCATCATAGCGATCTCTATTTTTCCCTTATACGGCATCAGTGTGAAGTATTTTTATCAGCGTTTACGTGCCTTAACGAGAGAAAGATCACAGGCCTTAGCCCAAATGCAAGGGCATTTGCATGAGCGTGTGCAGGGAATGACCGTTGTCCAAAGCTTTGCGTTAGAGGACCAAGAGCAAAAGCAATTTGATAAGCAGAATCAGCATTTCTTGAAAAGAGCACTGAGTCATACAAGCTGGAATGCTAAAACATTTGCTGTTGTGAATACCATTACAGATATTGCACCTTTGTTAGTTATTGCTTACGGAGGATATCAAGCCATTCAAGGAAATATTTCTGCTGGCGAGATTAGTGCCTTCTTACTTTACCTAGAACGAATTTACGGGCCGCTGCGAAGACTGGTCAACTCCTCGACAACCCTTACTCAATCCATTGCGTCTATGGATCGTGTGTTCGAGCTTCTGAATCAGGAGAAAGATATTCAAGGTGGACCAAGAACGCTGGAGCAGAGAAAGGTTCAAGGAAGTGTACAGTTTAAACAAGTCGATTTTCAATATAATGTGGATTCAGCGCGTGTATTGCGCCAGATTAATCTAGATGTATCCCCAGGAGAAAAAATTGCTCTGGTTGGTATGAGCGGTGGTGGGAAGTCTTCTTTAATTAGCCTGCTACCAAGGTTTTATGATGTAAGCAAAGGAGCAATCCTACTTGATGGAGTTGATATTAGGGAGTATGAGCTTGAAGGCTTGCGCCAAAATATAGGGATGGTCTTTCAGGATTCTATCCTATTCAGTGATTCCATTCGAGAGAACATCATGATGGGGAATACAGGAGCTACAGAAGCTCAAATGATTGCAGCAGCTAAAGCGGCTAACGCTCATGATTTCATTATGGAGCTCCCTCAGGGCTATGACACGCCAATTGGAGAAAGAGGAGTCAAGCTTTCAGGGGGTCAAAAGCAGCGTGTCTCCATAGCTAGGGTGTTTCTAAAGAATCCACCTATCCTGATTCTTGATGAAGCGACATCTGCCTTAGATTTAGAGTCAGAAAAAATGATACAGGATTCCCTTGAAAGATTAGCGAAGGATAGAACAACCTTTATTGTAGCGCATCGTCTATCTACCATTACTCACGCTGATCGTATTCTATTATTGGAGAACGGACAAATTGTAGAGGAAGGCTCTCACCTCGAGCTTATGAACAAACGAGGGGCCTATTACAATTTATATCAGATTCAGCAGCTAGATCAGTAG
- a CDS encoding sensor histidine kinase: MNESPISYKQIKWLILLIPTLAVGLWEYIRHTPVMLRYLSMEAGNWLTPVIVFLVTMLFVRRLFDYLEDMQKRLEAEKTRKMMLEEREKIARELHDGIAQSLFFLSVKLNRLENKEPILHEHTDYQKVLKTVQQMHDDVRQSIFNLRNSQSVHQLPWTESLQDLMNSLRAESGIELEFNWDIPEEKLSVKDKVELYACLRESITNIRKHSQASQAKVTGIITSTGWICTVEDNGVGFDPENIAAKGRYGLEILQDRAKEMDWRVDLLSSATGTKLEIRKELEHD, translated from the coding sequence ATGAATGAATCACCGATATCCTATAAACAAATAAAATGGCTTATTCTACTTATCCCAACACTGGCCGTAGGGCTGTGGGAATATATTCGCCACACGCCTGTTATGCTCCGCTATTTATCTATGGAGGCTGGAAACTGGTTAACACCAGTTATTGTTTTTTTAGTCACGATGCTCTTTGTGCGTCGTTTATTCGATTATCTTGAGGATATGCAAAAAAGACTTGAAGCGGAAAAAACAAGAAAAATGATGCTCGAGGAACGAGAAAAAATAGCGCGTGAGCTCCATGACGGAATCGCCCAGTCCTTATTCTTTTTATCAGTTAAATTAAACCGACTGGAGAACAAAGAACCGATATTACATGAACATACAGATTATCAAAAGGTGCTCAAGACCGTGCAACAGATGCATGATGACGTACGACAGTCGATCTTTAATCTACGAAACTCTCAGTCTGTTCATCAGCTTCCCTGGACAGAATCTCTTCAAGATTTGATGAATAGCTTGAGAGCAGAGAGTGGTATAGAATTAGAATTTAATTGGGATATTCCTGAAGAGAAGCTGTCTGTTAAGGATAAAGTAGAGCTTTATGCCTGCCTTAGAGAAAGTATTACGAACATCCGAAAGCATTCACAGGCGTCTCAAGCTAAGGTCACAGGTATAATCACTTCTACTGGATGGATCTGTACAGTAGAGGATAATGGAGTAGGCTTTGATCCAGAAAATATAGCTGCAAAGGGACGCTACGGCCTTGAAATCCTTCAAGACAGAGCAAAGGAAATGGACTGGAGAGTCGATCTTTTAAGCTCAGCGACAGGTACGAAGCTAGAGATTAGAAAGGAGCTGGAGCATGATTAA
- a CDS encoding response regulator produces the protein MIKRFRILIADDSLHAREGIREIIEEHHDFEIVGEAKNGLEAIQLTEQLMPDLILMDINMPKLDGFEATRVIKNKFPYVKVVIITVSDEVTDLFEALKRGAQGYLLKNLHPSTWYDYLYAFAQDEVPMSKDLALKILQEFNVVEKQAPKKQSPLSQREQEVLQLVAEGSTNKEISTKLSISENTVKNHLKNIMQKLHLENRVQLTRYAYEQGWMT, from the coding sequence ATGATTAAACGCTTTCGAATTCTCATTGCTGACGATAGCTTACATGCCAGAGAAGGAATTAGGGAAATTATCGAGGAGCACCATGATTTTGAAATCGTTGGAGAGGCGAAAAATGGTTTGGAAGCTATCCAGCTTACGGAACAGCTTATGCCAGACTTAATTTTAATGGACATTAATATGCCAAAGCTCGATGGCTTTGAGGCAACGAGGGTAATTAAGAACAAATTTCCTTACGTGAAGGTTGTAATTATCACCGTTTCTGACGAAGTTACAGACCTATTTGAGGCGTTGAAAAGAGGGGCACAGGGCTATCTATTAAAGAATCTTCACCCTTCCACCTGGTACGATTATCTCTATGCTTTTGCTCAGGATGAGGTTCCGATGTCTAAGGATCTTGCCCTTAAGATTCTGCAGGAGTTTAACGTTGTGGAGAAGCAGGCTCCAAAGAAACAATCTCCCTTATCACAAAGAGAGCAGGAGGTTCTGCAATTGGTTGCCGAAGGTTCTACAAATAAAGAGATTTCTACCAAGCTGAGTATTTCAGAGAATACCGTTAAGAATCATTTGAAAAATATCATGCAAAAGCTCCATTTGGAAAATCGAGTCCAGCTCACCCGTTATGCTTACGAGCAGGG